A genomic region of Caenorhabditis elegans chromosome V contains the following coding sequences:
- the srw-16 gene encoding G-protein coupled receptors family 1 profile domain-containing protein (Partially confirmed by transcript evidence) has product MYYDEEFYSEDCEFTNLYDNFHCADIYKKISMVLSDINICLQFFTVLINILHLIVLLQKELRSGAIYILMIGISVADILGYSLDFYNVGFERMWFESIPFYKNTNCLRGDFVQVTSVNILNIFVQMARPTAVWLAMMMALIRTLSVFFPMSNWIQKLAKAKTAILIVLIMFTFWILYYSSPYFEMEFRWYPDILIKSCYNYKEHLNHTYYVLVVSRAKDRNMDKFNKIDLIFRFASVILYPTLTITLLLQLRTIKKKRQNMNKNALNDQSYKTNKMILMMTIFFMTSEGLPVIGSYILENFILSKLIYEESMTDIVSLLGLSQYVFWNLRTMNGISHAFVCFAMSSQYRETVKKMLCITKKQDRGQNILVISTASVSSQSSKRTRMKNI; this is encoded by the exons ATGTACTATGATGAAGAATTTTATTCTGAAGATTGTGAATTTACAAACCTTTATGACAATTTTCACTGTGCTGATATATATAAGAAAATAAGCATGGTACTTTCTGATATTAACATTTGCCTGCAGTTCTTTACTGTACTCATCAACATTTTACATTTAATTGTTTTGCTTCAAAAAGAGCTGCGATCTGGTGCAATTTATATATTGATGATTGGAATTTCTGTGGCTGATATCCTTGGTTACTCACTTGATTTTTACAATGTCGGCTTTGAAAGAATGTGGTTTGAATCAATTCCTTTTTATAAGAATACTAATTGCTTACGAGGTGACTTTGTGCAAGTCACCTCCGTTAATATTCTCAACATATTCGTGCAAATGGCACGGCCCACGGCGGTTTGGCTAGCGATGATGATGGCGTTAATAAGAACACTGTCAGTATTTTTTCCGATGAGCAATTGGATCCAGAAGCTTGCAAAAGCTAAGACTGCAATTTTAATAGTATTAATTATGTTTACATTTTGGATACTTTATTATTCGTCACCGTACTTCGAGATGGAATTTCGATGGTATCCGGATATTTTGATTAAGTC ttgCTATAATTACAAAGAACACCTCAATCACACCTACTACGTATTGGTAGTTTCTAGAGCAAAAGACAGAAATATGGATAAGTTTAATAAAATAGATCTCATCTTTCGGTTCGCTTCAGTTATTTTATACCCAACTCTAACTATCACTCTACTTTTGCAATTGAGaacaatcaagaaaaaaagacaGAATATGAATAAAAACGCGTTGAATGACCAATCGTATAAAACAAACAAGATGATTCTCATGATGACTATATTTTTCATGACTTCCGAGGGTCTTCCTGTCATTGGATCATatattcttgaaaacttcatcTTGTCTAAACTAATTTACGAAGAGTCGATGACTGATATTGT ATCACTACTTGGACTTTCACAATATGTTTTCTGGAATCTTCGTACAATGAATGGAATTTCTCATGCTTTCGTATGTTTTGCAATGTCCTCACAGTATAGAGAAACTGTGAAGAAAATGTTATGTATCACGAAAAAGCAAGATAGAGGACAA aatatATTGGTTATTTCGACTGCGTCTGTTAGCTCGCAGAGTTCAAAAAGGACAaggatgaaaaatatttaa